In one window of Falco biarmicus isolate bFalBia1 chromosome 16, bFalBia1.pri, whole genome shotgun sequence DNA:
- the SYT2 gene encoding synaptotagmin-2: MTFKQASMMAPEATATTMPMTTMENSTEAAGPGESKEDMFTKLRDKFMNELNKIPLPPWALIAIAVVAGLLILTCCFCICKKCCCKKKKNKKEKGKGMKNAMNMKDMKSGNQDDDDAEMGLTEGEGEEEEKEPENLGKLQFSLDYDFQANQLTVGILQAAELPALDMGGTSDPYVKVFLLPDKKKKYETKVQKKTLNPAFNETFTFKVPYQELGGKTLVMAIYDFDRFSKHDIIGEVKVPMNTVDLGQPIEEWRDLQSGEKEEPEKLGDICISLRYVPTAGKLTVCILEAKNLKKMDVGGLSDPYVKIHLLQNGKRLKKKKTTVKKKTLNPYFNESFSFEIPFEQIQKVQVVITVLDYDKLGKNEAIGKIFTGCNSTGTELRHWSDMLANPRRPIAQWHSLKPEEEVDAALGKNK, from the exons ATGACGTTCAAGCAAGCGTCCATGATGGCCCCGGAGGCCACAGCCACCACGATGCCCATGACCACGATGGAGAACTCCACCGAGGCTGCAGGGCCGGGTGAGAGCAAGGAGGACATGTTCACCAAGCTGAGGGACAAGTTCATGAATGAGCTCAACAAGATCCCCT TGCCACCCTGGGCCCTCATCGCCATCGCGGTGGTAGCTGGACTCCTCATCCtcacctgctgcttctgcatctgcaagaagtgctgctgcaagaagaagaagaacaagaaggaGAAAGGCAAAGGCATGAAGAATGCCATGAACATGAAGGACATGAAGTCAGGCAACCAG gatgatgatgatgcagAGATGGGTCTGACAGAGGGggaaggtgaggaggaggagaaggagccGGAGAATCTGGGCAAGTTGCAGTTCTCACTGGACTACGATTTCCAGGCGAACCAG ctgaCAGTGGGGATCCTCCAAGCTGCTGAACTGCCGGCTTTGGACATGGGTGGCACCTCGGACCCATACGTCAAGGTGTTCCTGCTCcctgacaagaagaaaaagtatgAGACCAAAGTGCAGAAGAAGACACTCAACCCTGCCTTCAACGAGACCTTCACCTTCAAG GTCCCCTACCAGGAGCTGGGCGGGAAGACGCTGGTGATGGCCATCTATGACTTTGATCGCTTCTCCAAACATGACATTATCGGTGAGGTGAAGGTGCCCATGAACACGGTGGACCTGGGCCAGCCCATTGAGGAGTGGCGGGACCTGCAGAGCGGTGAGAAGGAGGAG CCAGAGAAGCTGGGAGATATCTGCATCTCCCTCCGGTACGTGCCCACAGCCGGGAAACTCACTGTCTGCATCCTGGAGGCCAAGAACCTGAAGAAGATGGATGTCGGTGGCCTCTCAG ATCCCTATGTGAAGATCCACCTGCTGCAGAATGGCAAGAGGTTGAAGAAGAAGAAGACCACAGTCAAGAAGAAGACCCTGAACCCCTACTTCAATGAGTCCTTCAGCTTTGAGATCCCCTTTGAGCAAATACAG AAAGTGCAAGTGGTCATCACGGTGCTGGACTATGACAAGCTCGGGAAGAACGAAGCCATCGGCAAGATCTTCACGGGCTGCAACTCCACGGGCACAGAGCTGCGGCACTGGTCTGACATGCTGGCCAACCCCCGGCGGCCCATCGCCCAGTGGCACTCACTGAAGCCAGAGGAAGAAGTAGATGCAGCTCTCGGGAAAAACAAATAG